In Vagococcus luciliae, one genomic interval encodes:
- a CDS encoding YlbF family regulator, translating into MAKREVYDTQINESLSILLEGLGNHDTIKAYKKIEKKIDEHDGLKEMVEQIKQLQKEAVKFAHYDKPNAEKEALRQADELQETFDKHPLVLEYRECLVEANDLLHHLTSLLQSQVNESLEKLLNEKE; encoded by the coding sequence ATGGCGAAAAGAGAAGTCTATGATACACAAATAAATGAGTCTTTATCTATCTTGTTAGAGGGTTTAGGAAATCACGACACCATAAAAGCTTATAAAAAAATAGAGAAAAAAATAGATGAGCATGATGGGTTAAAAGAAATGGTGGAACAAATCAAACAGCTACAAAAAGAAGCAGTGAAATTTGCTCACTATGACAAACCAAATGCTGAAAAAGAGGCGTTAAGACAAGCCGATGAACTGCAAGAAACGTTTGATAAACATCCTCTAGTACTTGAATATAGAGAGTGCTTAGTTGAAGCCAATGATTTGTTACATCATTTAACGTCTTTATTGCAATCGCAAGTGAACGAGTCATTAGAAAAGTTATTAAATGAAAAAGAGTAG
- the ruvB gene encoding Holliday junction branch migration DNA helicase RuvB, producing MSEQEERLVSSETLYAEEVVEKSLRPTRLSQYIGQQKVKEELTIYIKAARQRKEALDHVLLYGPPGLGKTTMAMVIANEMEVGIKTTSGPAIEKPGDLVAILNELEPGDVLFIDEIHRLPRVAEELLYSAMEDFYVDIMIGQGPTSHPVHFELPPFTLVGATTRAGMLSAPLRDRFGIISHMEYYEEEDLKEIIIRSADIFDVVIEESGAYEIARRSRGTPRIANRLLKRVRDFAQVTGEGVVTTPIADAALKMLQVDDKGLDHVDQKLLRAMIELYNGGPVGLTTIAVNVSEERETVEDMYEPYLIQKGFIKRTQRGRVVTEYAYQHLGYPYNQNS from the coding sequence ATGTCAGAACAAGAAGAAAGACTTGTCTCTTCTGAAACACTATATGCAGAAGAAGTGGTGGAAAAGTCACTTAGGCCAACACGATTGTCGCAATACATTGGCCAACAAAAAGTGAAAGAAGAGTTGACAATTTATATTAAAGCAGCAAGGCAACGAAAAGAAGCTTTAGACCATGTCTTACTTTATGGGCCACCTGGATTAGGTAAAACAACCATGGCGATGGTCATTGCAAATGAAATGGAAGTTGGTATTAAGACAACGAGTGGACCAGCTATTGAAAAACCAGGCGATTTAGTGGCAATACTAAATGAGTTAGAACCAGGTGATGTCCTATTTATTGATGAAATTCATCGTCTACCACGTGTGGCGGAAGAACTTTTGTACTCAGCTATGGAAGATTTTTATGTGGACATTATGATTGGACAAGGTCCTACCTCTCATCCTGTTCATTTTGAGTTGCCACCATTTACACTAGTGGGTGCAACGACACGAGCAGGGATGCTATCAGCTCCTTTGAGAGATCGCTTTGGAATTATTAGTCATATGGAATATTATGAAGAAGAGGATTTAAAGGAAATTATTATTCGTTCAGCAGATATTTTTGATGTGGTGATAGAGGAAAGTGGTGCGTATGAAATTGCTAGACGTTCACGTGGCACGCCACGTATTGCCAATCGTTTATTAAAACGTGTGAGAGATTTTGCTCAAGTCACAGGAGAAGGTGTTGTGACAACACCCATTGCAGATGCAGCATTGAAAATGTTGCAAGTTGATGATAAAGGACTTGATCATGTCGATCAAAAATTACTTCGTGCCATGATTGAGCTATATAACGGGGGACCTGTTGGGCTAACTACTATTGCCGTTAATGTCAGTGAAGAACGTGAAACAGTAGAAGATATGTATGAACCTTACCTTATCCAGAAAGGGTTCATCAAACGCACACAACGAGGACGTGTTGTAACAGAATACGCGTATCAACATTTAGGTTATCCTTATAATCAAAATAGTTAA
- a CDS encoding NAD-dependent epimerase/dehydratase family protein: protein MSNTLLIFGGSGFIGRNICQKALIQGYHVYSISTHGKPSLNEDWIHHANMTWIASDVVDHDTWQKQLPQNIYYCINLIGILLPSNKQTYQNSIIEPNKIISQWASSHYVPYLFLSAKLGPFGYIKAKKEAESYLIAQPNVNTIVYSGLVTQKKKRFKQMQAIALKLGSSLPLLSYWCRQVYPIDVDKLSKTILNIISTPDKQSKYVDLTQ, encoded by the coding sequence ATGTCAAACACTCTACTTATCTTTGGCGGAAGCGGTTTTATTGGAAGAAACATTTGCCAGAAGGCTTTAATTCAAGGATATCACGTCTATAGCATTTCAACGCATGGAAAACCTAGTTTAAATGAAGACTGGATACATCATGCGAACATGACTTGGATTGCAAGCGACGTAGTAGACCATGACACTTGGCAAAAACAACTTCCACAAAATATCTACTATTGTATTAATTTAATTGGAATATTACTCCCATCAAACAAGCAAACCTATCAAAATAGTATCATTGAACCAAATAAAATTATCAGCCAATGGGCATCATCTCACTATGTTCCTTATTTATTTTTATCAGCTAAATTAGGACCATTTGGCTATATTAAGGCTAAAAAAGAAGCTGAAAGCTATTTAATAGCTCAACCAAATGTCAACACGATTGTCTACTCTGGTCTAGTCACACAAAAAAAGAAGCGGTTTAAACAAATGCAAGCAATAGCTTTAAAATTAGGTTCTAGCTTGCCTCTTTTATCGTACTGGTGTAGACAAGTCTATCCTATTGATGTAGACAAACTTTCAAAAACTATTTTGAACATTATTAGTACACCGGATAAACAAAGTAAATATGTTGATTTAACACAGTAA
- the msrB gene encoding peptide-methionine (R)-S-oxide reductase MsrB encodes MNELVNKDELKEQLTPLQYQVTQENGTERPFSSEYDQFDKDGIYVDIVSGEPLFSSTDKYDAGCGWPSFTKPIATLKELEDTTLARVRTEVRSSQADSHLGHVFPDGPQDKGGLRYCINGAALRFVPVEDLEKEGYAEYLALFN; translated from the coding sequence GTGAATGAGTTGGTAAATAAAGATGAATTAAAAGAACAATTAACTCCCTTACAATATCAAGTAACACAAGAAAATGGAACAGAACGCCCGTTTTCAAGCGAATACGACCAATTTGATAAAGATGGCATTTACGTAGATATCGTTAGTGGGGAACCATTGTTTTCTTCAACGGATAAATATGACGCTGGATGTGGGTGGCCATCATTTACAAAGCCTATAGCAACATTAAAAGAACTTGAAGACACTACGCTTGCAAGAGTACGAACTGAAGTAAGAAGTTCTCAAGCTGATTCTCACCTAGGCCATGTGTTTCCTGATGGACCACAAGACAAAGGTGGACTAAGATATTGTATTAATGGTGCTGCTTTACGTTTTGTTCCAGTTGAAGATTTAGAAAAAGAAGGCTATGCTGAATATTTAGCACTGTTTAATTAA
- the ruvA gene encoding Holliday junction branch migration protein RuvA, which translates to MYEYIKGTVTFTSPYYIVVETNGLGYQIAVANPFRYSAYLNQDVTVYLHQVIRDDAHLLYGFATLEEKQLFLKLISVSGIGPKSGLAIMALDDHAGLVQAIDAQDATYLTKFPGVGKKTAQQMILDLQGKLDDVEIEGSETIAISTQEDLFVVEPTQQLDEAIEALKALGYSEREIKKIKKELESYQDKTTDEYLRIGLKLLMKK; encoded by the coding sequence GTGTATGAATACATTAAAGGGACAGTGACATTCACTAGTCCGTATTATATAGTGGTTGAAACAAATGGATTAGGCTATCAAATTGCGGTAGCTAATCCATTTCGCTATTCAGCCTATTTAAATCAAGATGTGACGGTTTATTTGCATCAGGTCATTCGTGATGATGCCCATTTGCTTTATGGGTTTGCCACACTTGAAGAAAAGCAATTATTTTTAAAACTAATTAGTGTCTCAGGAATTGGACCAAAAAGTGGATTAGCGATTATGGCATTAGATGATCATGCTGGGTTAGTTCAAGCAATCGATGCTCAAGATGCAACATATTTAACTAAATTCCCAGGAGTTGGGAAGAAGACAGCGCAACAAATGATTTTAGATTTACAAGGAAAATTAGATGATGTTGAAATAGAAGGATCTGAGACGATCGCTATTTCGACACAGGAAGATTTATTTGTAGTTGAGCCAACTCAACAATTAGATGAAGCAATCGAAGCACTTAAAGCTCTTGGCTATTCTGAAAGAGAAATCAAAAAAATCAAAAAAGAGCTTGAGAGCTATCAAGATAAAACAACGGATGAGTATTTACGTATTGGATTGAAATTATTAATGAAAAAGTAA
- a CDS encoding Maf family protein, which produces MILASASPRRKELLSFVTSHFTISPADIDETVNLDELPKDYVRRMAREKAKEIVKLYPNETVIGCDTTVVLDNDIMGKPIDEKDAYYMLEKLSGKTHSVMTAVCVITPEERYEHIEEVEVVFYSLDKEDINGYIQSGEPMDKAGAYGIQGKASVFVKEIKGDYFSIVGLPVGYLNQLFKQLGR; this is translated from the coding sequence ATGATACTAGCGTCAGCATCACCTAGAAGAAAAGAGTTATTGTCATTTGTGACAAGTCATTTTACAATAAGCCCAGCCGATATAGATGAGACGGTCAATTTAGATGAATTACCCAAAGATTATGTTCGTCGCATGGCCAGAGAAAAAGCTAAAGAAATTGTTAAACTTTATCCAAATGAAACAGTAATTGGGTGTGATACAACAGTTGTGTTAGATAATGACATTATGGGGAAGCCGATTGATGAAAAAGATGCTTACTATATGTTAGAAAAACTAAGTGGTAAGACACATAGCGTAATGACAGCAGTCTGTGTGATAACCCCTGAAGAAAGATATGAACACATTGAAGAAGTGGAAGTAGTGTTTTATTCACTAGATAAAGAAGATATAAATGGCTACATTCAAAGTGGCGAGCCGATGGATAAAGCAGGTGCTTATGGTATTCAGGGTAAAGCAAGTGTGTTTGTTAAGGAAATTAAAGGAGATTATTTTTCAATCGTTGGCTTACCTGTAGGGTATCTAAATCAATTATTTAAACAATTAGGAAGGTGA
- the mutL gene encoding DNA mismatch repair endonuclease MutL, with protein sequence MAKIEELSQILANQIAAGEVVERPASVVKELLENSIDAGSTKIDIFIEESGLKKIQVIDNGEGIASDDVLNAFKRHATSKIHTREDLFRIRSLGFRGEALPSIASVSEVTLETSTGEEGSYLFLSGGVVKEHKSHSLRKGTSITVENIFFNTPARLKYVKTLQTELANIGDVVNRLAMSHPDISFSLTNDGHRMLRTLGSGDLKQAIAGVYGVNTAKKMIEVSGDDLDFKLTGYVSLPEVTRASRNYISLIINGRYIKNFILNKAIVSGYGSKLMVGRFPIAVLSIQMDPLLVDVNVHPTKQEVRLSKEKELVTLIETSIAKALGEEVLIPRVNDSKPFKKQVETVKVEQQQLPFEHSAKPLEREQQIQDTNLAYDSLTGEFYLKNNEEKELFKEAKDYTNGVSEKLDDANYTQESDIESNTVSHEVIEEVVDLPKTDTQETPTHSFPHLEYFGQMHGTYLFAQSDEGLYIIDQHAAQERIKYEYFREKIGDVGEDKQQLLVPIILEYSVDDYIKIKENLSVFEEVGIELEDFGQQSFIIRSHPTWYPVGKEESTIREMIDIFLEEGKVEVKSFREATAIMMSCKQSIKANHHLDERQARALLDELKTCENPFNCPHGRPVLIHFTNQDMEKLFKRIQEPH encoded by the coding sequence ATGGCGAAAATTGAAGAGTTATCACAGATTTTAGCAAACCAAATTGCTGCTGGTGAAGTAGTGGAACGTCCTGCTTCAGTCGTTAAAGAATTACTCGAAAACTCGATTGATGCTGGTAGTACGAAAATTGATATTTTTATTGAAGAATCAGGATTAAAGAAAATTCAAGTGATTGATAATGGGGAAGGAATAGCTTCAGATGACGTGTTAAATGCCTTTAAGCGACATGCTACCAGTAAAATTCATACACGTGAAGATTTGTTTCGTATTCGTTCACTAGGATTTCGTGGTGAAGCACTACCAAGTATCGCTTCAGTATCTGAGGTGACACTTGAAACATCAACTGGTGAAGAGGGAAGCTATCTTTTCTTATCAGGAGGTGTGGTGAAAGAGCATAAATCCCATTCATTGCGTAAAGGAACTAGTATAACGGTTGAAAATATCTTTTTTAATACACCAGCTAGACTAAAATATGTTAAAACATTACAAACAGAGTTAGCTAATATTGGTGATGTAGTCAATCGGTTAGCTATGAGCCATCCAGATATTTCTTTTTCATTAACGAATGATGGTCATCGAATGTTACGAACACTAGGAAGTGGCGATTTAAAACAAGCGATTGCCGGTGTTTATGGTGTTAATACAGCAAAAAAAATGATTGAAGTATCAGGGGATGATTTGGATTTTAAGCTAACAGGTTATGTGTCTTTACCAGAAGTGACACGAGCTAGCCGTAATTATATCTCACTCATCATTAATGGTCGTTATATCAAAAATTTTATTTTAAATAAAGCAATCGTGTCTGGCTATGGATCAAAACTGATGGTGGGTCGTTTTCCAATCGCGGTATTATCCATTCAGATGGATCCATTGCTTGTTGATGTGAATGTTCATCCAACTAAACAAGAAGTTCGCCTAAGTAAAGAAAAAGAACTCGTTACGCTAATTGAAACAAGCATTGCTAAAGCGTTGGGTGAGGAAGTGTTGATTCCTCGCGTGAATGATAGCAAACCATTTAAAAAACAAGTTGAAACGGTTAAAGTAGAGCAACAACAATTACCATTTGAGCATTCAGCTAAACCACTAGAGCGTGAACAACAAATTCAAGATACCAATTTAGCTTATGATTCATTGACAGGTGAATTTTATTTAAAAAATAATGAAGAAAAAGAACTATTTAAAGAAGCAAAAGATTACACAAATGGTGTCTCAGAAAAATTAGATGATGCGAATTATACGCAAGAGAGTGACATAGAATCAAATACTGTTTCTCATGAAGTGATTGAAGAAGTGGTTGATCTACCAAAAACTGATACGCAAGAAACACCAACGCACAGTTTTCCCCATTTAGAATATTTTGGTCAAATGCATGGCACCTATTTATTTGCCCAAAGTGATGAGGGACTTTATATTATTGATCAACATGCCGCTCAAGAACGTATCAAGTATGAGTATTTTAGAGAAAAAATAGGAGACGTTGGGGAAGATAAACAACAACTCCTTGTGCCGATTATTTTAGAATACTCAGTAGATGATTACATAAAGATTAAAGAAAATCTATCGGTGTTTGAAGAAGTCGGGATTGAGTTAGAGGATTTTGGACAACAGAGTTTTATTATCCGTTCTCATCCAACATGGTATCCAGTTGGAAAAGAAGAGTCGACCATCCGTGAAATGATTGATATTTTCCTAGAAGAAGGAAAAGTTGAAGTGAAATCTTTTCGTGAGGCTACAGCAATTATGATGAGTTGTAAGCAATCAATTAAGGCCAACCATCATTTGGATGAACGTCAAGCACGAGCCTTATTAGACGAGTTAAAAACATGTGAAAATCCGTTTAATTGTCCGCACGGTCGCCCTGTGTTGATTCACTTTACCAATCAGGATATGGAAAAATTATTTAAACGAATTCAAGAGCCACATTAG
- the mutS gene encoding DNA mismatch repair protein MutS, with the protein MPQKTKHTPMMEQYFEIKAQYPDAFLFYRLGDFYEMFYEDAEKVSQLLELTLTSRNKNAENPIPMCGVPHHSAANYIDILVEKGYKVAICEQVEDPKTTKGMVKREVVQLVTPGTALGKQETDAKQNNFLTAIVYDEVSGHYGFSYTDLSTGEMNVATLLDEETVQNECSGLRTKEIVIGSDLPHSLLEWFESQSIVQSPQTIGEIESEFSYLMEKVEDELAKLSIQILLTYLSTTQKRQLSHLQQAQVYEPSHFLKMDYYSKYNLELTQSIRSKDKKGTLLWLLDETQTAMGGRLLKQWIDRPLLKLSAIKERQEMVEILTQAYFERMDLKEYLRHVYDLERLAGRVAFGTVNGRDLLQLKQSLEQIPMIQSIIQGLDNGQFGTLLEQITPMDDLVSIISESINEEAPLSITEGNVIKDGFNDELDKYRDAMKNGKQWLAEMEAKERQATGIKTLKIKFNRVFGYFIEVTKSNIQDVPVDRYERKQTLANAERYITPELKEMETLILESQEKSQELEYRLFLEVRETVKESIERLQSLAKSVATLDILQGFAEISETYQYVRPEMTTNQSVIQVDNGRHPVVEKVLGSQEYVPNGIEMDKDTMILLITGPNMSGKSTYMRQLALTVIMAQIGCFVPAEKAILPIFDQIFTRIGASDDLISGQSTFMVEMMEANQALQYATPNSLILFDELGRGTATYDGMALAQAIIEYIHEYVGAKTLFSTHYHEITTLEQELKGVSNRHVGAVEENGEVVFLHKMMEGPADKSYGIHVAKLAGLPTNLLNRASDLLENFESQAVHTTEASDTDIMTEKEESLTEDVSQLTLFSEERPESVEVVNDIKKLNLLSVTPLEALNILSELQKKVQ; encoded by the coding sequence ATGCCACAAAAAACAAAACATACGCCAATGATGGAGCAGTATTTTGAAATCAAAGCGCAATATCCAGACGCTTTTTTATTTTATCGTTTGGGTGATTTTTATGAAATGTTTTATGAGGATGCAGAAAAGGTATCTCAATTATTAGAATTAACGCTAACTAGTCGAAATAAAAATGCAGAAAATCCGATACCAATGTGTGGGGTGCCACATCATTCTGCTGCCAATTATATTGATATTTTGGTTGAAAAAGGGTATAAAGTGGCAATTTGTGAGCAAGTTGAAGACCCTAAGACCACAAAAGGTATGGTGAAACGTGAAGTCGTACAGTTAGTTACACCAGGGACTGCATTAGGAAAGCAAGAAACAGATGCAAAGCAAAATAATTTTTTAACAGCGATTGTCTACGATGAGGTTAGTGGTCACTATGGCTTTTCTTATACGGATTTAAGTACAGGGGAAATGAATGTTGCCACATTGCTAGATGAAGAGACAGTTCAAAATGAGTGTAGTGGGTTAAGAACGAAAGAAATCGTAATCGGAAGTGACTTGCCACATTCGTTACTAGAGTGGTTCGAATCTCAATCGATTGTTCAGTCACCTCAAACAATAGGCGAAATAGAATCTGAATTTAGCTATCTAATGGAAAAAGTAGAGGACGAATTAGCTAAGTTATCCATTCAGATATTATTGACTTATCTTTCTACGACTCAAAAACGTCAATTAAGTCATTTGCAACAAGCACAGGTTTATGAGCCAAGTCATTTTTTAAAAATGGATTATTATTCTAAATATAATTTAGAGTTAACCCAATCTATTCGCTCAAAGGATAAAAAAGGCACATTGTTATGGTTACTTGATGAAACTCAAACAGCCATGGGAGGACGACTATTAAAACAATGGATTGATCGTCCGTTATTGAAGCTATCAGCTATTAAAGAACGACAAGAAATGGTCGAAATTTTGACTCAAGCTTATTTCGAGCGAATGGATTTAAAAGAATATTTACGCCATGTCTATGATTTAGAGCGATTAGCTGGACGTGTGGCTTTTGGGACAGTGAATGGTCGTGACCTACTTCAGTTAAAACAATCACTTGAACAAATTCCGATGATTCAATCCATTATTCAAGGATTAGATAATGGTCAGTTTGGTACATTGTTGGAACAAATTACACCAATGGATGACTTAGTTTCGATTATTAGTGAATCGATTAATGAAGAAGCCCCTTTATCGATTACTGAGGGGAATGTCATTAAAGATGGATTTAATGACGAGTTGGATAAATACCGTGATGCGATGAAAAATGGTAAACAGTGGTTAGCCGAAATGGAAGCCAAAGAACGCCAAGCAACAGGCATAAAAACATTAAAAATTAAATTTAACCGAGTATTTGGCTATTTTATTGAAGTGACAAAAAGTAATATTCAAGATGTACCAGTTGATCGGTATGAAAGAAAGCAAACATTAGCCAACGCAGAAAGATATATTACACCTGAGTTGAAAGAGATGGAAACACTCATTTTAGAGTCACAAGAAAAATCACAAGAATTAGAATACCGATTGTTTTTAGAAGTAAGAGAAACAGTCAAAGAGTCAATTGAACGGTTGCAGTCACTCGCAAAATCTGTGGCAACACTTGATATTTTACAAGGATTTGCTGAGATTAGTGAAACGTATCAATACGTTCGCCCAGAAATGACAACGAATCAATCAGTTATCCAGGTAGATAATGGACGACATCCAGTTGTTGAAAAAGTATTAGGTAGTCAAGAATATGTGCCAAATGGTATCGAGATGGATAAAGACACGATGATTTTACTAATAACTGGACCAAACATGTCAGGAAAAAGTACCTATATGAGGCAACTAGCTCTAACAGTTATTATGGCTCAAATTGGCTGTTTTGTCCCCGCTGAAAAAGCTATTTTACCAATTTTTGATCAGATTTTTACCCGAATTGGAGCATCAGATGATTTGATATCAGGTCAAAGTACATTTATGGTTGAAATGATGGAAGCAAATCAAGCATTGCAGTATGCAACACCAAATAGTTTGATTTTATTTGATGAGTTAGGTCGTGGAACTGCAACGTATGACGGAATGGCATTAGCTCAAGCGATTATCGAATATATTCACGAATATGTGGGAGCTAAAACTCTTTTCTCTACGCATTATCATGAAATTACAACACTTGAACAAGAATTAAAAGGTGTTAGTAATCGTCATGTGGGAGCAGTGGAAGAAAATGGTGAAGTTGTCTTTTTACATAAAATGATGGAAGGTCCAGCCGATAAAAGTTACGGGATTCATGTGGCCAAATTAGCAGGATTACCAACGAATTTATTGAATCGGGCATCTGATTTATTAGAAAATTTTGAGTCACAAGCAGTCCATACAACAGAAGCTAGTGATACGGATATTATGACTGAAAAAGAAGAGTCATTAACAGAAGATGTGTCTCAATTAACCTTGTTCTCAGAAGAAAGACCGGAATCGGTTGAAGTAGTGAACGATATTAAAAAATTAAATTTATTGAGCGTAACGCCACTCGAAGCGTTAAATATTTTATCTGAATTACAGAAAAAAGTGCAGTAA
- a CDS encoding phosphopantothenoylcysteine decarboxylase, with the protein MNILITAGGTSEAIDSVRNLTNHATGSLGKVIAETLSPHVHTIFYVHGPRAVLPDKDNIHNYPISSVRDLEKTMHDLLTTHTIHTVIHSMAVSDYELDYTTSEVNLAKQLADVITTKQPATKENLETLIKETLISNQFVTNKEKKIRSTSEQLIIALKKAPKVIHSIKKWQPTTQLIGFKLLVGVPEIDLVTAAKESIEKNKADYIVANDLEHISTTQHQALIINQIGIKERCETKQDIANSLLNIIKQEE; encoded by the coding sequence GTGAATATTTTAATAACTGCAGGAGGAACATCTGAAGCCATTGATTCGGTTAGAAATCTAACCAATCACGCCACAGGTTCTTTAGGAAAAGTCATAGCAGAAACGCTAAGTCCGCATGTCCATACTATCTTTTATGTTCATGGGCCAAGGGCTGTTTTACCAGATAAAGATAATATTCATAACTATCCTATTTCTTCTGTCAGAGATTTAGAAAAAACGATGCATGATTTATTAACTACTCATACCATTCACACTGTCATTCATAGCATGGCTGTCAGTGATTATGAGCTTGATTACACAACATCAGAAGTTAATCTTGCCAAACAACTAGCCGATGTCATTACAACTAAACAACCTGCAACAAAAGAAAATCTTGAGACATTAATTAAAGAAACACTAATATCTAATCAATTTGTAACAAATAAAGAGAAAAAAATTCGTTCAACCTCTGAACAACTGATTATCGCGTTAAAAAAAGCACCTAAAGTGATTCATTCTATTAAGAAGTGGCAACCAACCACTCAGCTGATTGGATTTAAATTATTAGTGGGTGTCCCAGAAATAGACCTAGTAACAGCAGCAAAAGAAAGTATTGAAAAAAATAAAGCTGACTATATCGTAGCAAATGATTTAGAACATATTTCAACTACTCAACATCAAGCTCTCATCATTAATCAAATAGGTATTAAAGAGCGATGTGAAACAAAACAAGACATTGCTAATAGTCTGTTAAATATCATTAAACAGGAGGAATAA
- a CDS encoding TIGR00282 family metallophosphoesterase: MRLLFVGDVVGSLGRETLGTYLPKLKKKYRPQVTIVNGENAAAGRGITEKIYKEILQDGADVVTLGNHAWDNRDIFEFIQDAKKMVRPVNFPKDTTPGQGIVYVKVNTIELAVINLQARTFMTPIDDPFDVIDKLVEEASQRTSHIFIDFHGEVTSEKQAMGWFLDGRISAIVGTHTHVQTNDARILPQGTAYLSDVGMTGPYDGILGMERTAVIEKFRTALPHRFEVVASGRSILSYCVIDIDDKTGKAKKIEASTISADSPFRE, translated from the coding sequence ATGCGTTTATTATTTGTTGGAGATGTCGTTGGATCATTAGGGAGAGAAACCTTAGGTACTTATCTTCCAAAATTAAAGAAAAAATATCGTCCCCAGGTGACCATTGTCAATGGTGAGAATGCCGCAGCAGGACGTGGGATTACAGAAAAAATATATAAAGAAATATTACAAGATGGGGCAGACGTGGTAACGTTAGGTAATCATGCGTGGGACAACCGCGATATCTTTGAGTTTATACAGGACGCAAAAAAAATGGTTCGACCAGTGAATTTTCCAAAAGACACAACACCTGGACAAGGAATTGTCTATGTTAAAGTGAATACGATTGAGTTAGCCGTCATTAACTTACAAGCAAGAACGTTTATGACACCAATAGATGATCCATTTGATGTTATTGATAAATTAGTCGAAGAAGCATCACAAAGAACATCTCATATTTTTATTGATTTTCATGGAGAAGTAACGAGTGAAAAACAAGCAATGGGTTGGTTTTTGGATGGGCGTATTTCAGCGATTGTTGGGACACATACACATGTTCAAACAAATGATGCTCGTATTTTGCCACAAGGAACAGCCTATTTATCAGATGTTGGAATGACTGGTCCATATGACGGTATTTTAGGTATGGAAAGAACAGCTGTTATTGAAAAATTTCGTACTGCTTTACCACATCGTTTTGAGGTAGTCGCAAGTGGGCGCTCAATCTTATCTTATTGTGTGATAGATATTGATGATAAGACAGGAAAAGCGAAAAAAATAGAAGCAAGTACCATTAGTGCAGACAGTCCATTTAGAGAATAA